One Cedecea neteri DNA segment encodes these proteins:
- a CDS encoding O-antigen ligase family protein: MPDSPIISLHDSKRKDTFFSIVDGLFLAGCLLSLAMVLINPDQAIKVFIFSTVLSFPVIFNNRHNLLKNKKMLMLPLALFAFGLMQIIWVAIFKQQGSPFTAAYRSYQNGGKTLIFASFVITAIGCQKAFSPCIRQAVNYLIIAIGLSLYGWAAYQLYSIGAMNLLAYRVSLGFEFATGTAYALTFIALLASQAILNLRGRWVIPLYFLHFALSSMAIVTTQTRAAILVYPILCIALFLLHYRRNHKVLAVSITSFIVLGVLALVPLKSVLEQRYMDFKDDIAAYKSENSNTSIGARFAMQRVGFETGKLQPGGESLEQRSASLNILEKTDPSLSGALMYMNIHLHNEMMDTFSLKGVLGVVLLALLYASMVYMAFEEKNALLLIVSGAIAIYGLSDLLLYAKGESLSSMLALSFALILVSNTKREQSHV; the protein is encoded by the coding sequence ATGCCTGATAGCCCAATTATTTCTCTGCATGATAGCAAGAGAAAAGATACTTTCTTCAGCATCGTCGACGGCCTGTTTCTTGCGGGTTGCCTGCTTTCATTGGCTATGGTGCTTATTAATCCCGATCAGGCAATCAAGGTCTTCATTTTCAGTACCGTCCTTTCATTTCCTGTTATTTTCAATAACCGCCATAACTTATTGAAAAATAAAAAAATGCTAATGCTGCCGCTCGCTCTTTTTGCGTTTGGGCTAATGCAAATTATTTGGGTGGCGATCTTTAAACAACAGGGCTCACCTTTTACAGCAGCCTATCGCTCTTACCAGAATGGGGGTAAGACGCTTATTTTTGCGTCATTTGTCATAACAGCGATCGGTTGCCAAAAGGCATTTTCTCCCTGCATTAGGCAGGCTGTTAACTATCTGATCATCGCCATTGGGCTCTCGCTATATGGGTGGGCAGCTTACCAACTCTATAGTATCGGCGCGATGAACCTACTTGCATACAGGGTTTCGCTAGGTTTTGAATTTGCAACTGGCACTGCATATGCCTTGACGTTTATTGCATTACTGGCCTCGCAGGCAATACTAAATTTACGTGGTCGCTGGGTTATTCCGCTTTATTTTCTACATTTTGCGCTATCTTCTATGGCCATTGTCACCACGCAAACGCGAGCAGCTATTTTAGTTTATCCGATATTATGTATTGCCTTATTTTTATTACATTATCGTCGTAACCATAAAGTTCTGGCAGTCTCCATAACGAGTTTTATCGTCCTCGGCGTTTTGGCTCTGGTCCCGTTGAAATCGGTGCTGGAACAACGGTATATGGATTTCAAAGATGACATAGCGGCATACAAGAGTGAGAACAGTAATACGTCGATTGGGGCGAGGTTTGCCATGCAACGTGTAGGGTTTGAGACGGGGAAATTGCAGCCCGGAGGCGAGTCTCTGGAGCAGCGCAGCGCCTCACTTAATATTCTGGAAAAAACTGATCCCTCGCTCAGCGGCGCATTGATGTATATGAACATCCATCTACATAATGAAATGATGGATACGTTTTCTCTCAAAGGCGTATTGGGCGTTGTGCTCCTCGCACTCTTATATGCCTCAATGGTATATATGGCATTTGAAGAGAAAAATGCGCTGTTACTGATTGTTTCAGGTGCTATCGCTATCTACGGCCTAAGTGATCTATTGCTGTATGCCAAAGGTGAATCCTTAAGTAGCATGCTGGCACTTTCTTTTGCACTAATACTGGTTTCTAACACCAAAAGAGAGCAATCTCATGTGTGA
- the kbl gene encoding glycine C-acetyltransferase yields MREDFYKQLTSQLETARVEGLFKEERIITSAQQADITVSDGSHVINFCANNYLGLANHPQLIEAAKQGMDKHGFGMASVRFICGTQDSHKQLESKLADFLGTDDAILYSSCFDANGGLFETLLGPEDAIISDALNHASIIDGVRLCKAQRYRYANNDMQELEARLKEARAAGARHVMIATDGVFSMDGVIANLQGVCDLADKYNALVMVDDSHAVGFVGANGRGTHEYCDVMDRVDIITGTLGKALGGASGGYTAGRKEVIEWLRQRSRPYLFSNSLAPAIVSASIKVLEMLESGEELRERLWSNARLFREKMSAAGFTLAGADHAIIPVMLGEAVVAQNFARELQKEGIYVTGFFYPVVPKGQARIRTQMSAAHTPEQIERAVDAFTRIGKQLGVIA; encoded by the coding sequence ATGCGCGAAGATTTTTACAAGCAGTTGACCTCCCAGCTCGAGACGGCTCGTGTGGAAGGGTTATTTAAAGAAGAGCGTATTATCACCTCCGCCCAACAGGCGGACATCACCGTCTCGGACGGCAGCCACGTTATTAACTTCTGCGCCAACAACTATCTGGGTCTTGCTAACCATCCGCAGCTGATTGAAGCAGCTAAACAGGGGATGGATAAACACGGTTTTGGTATGGCTTCGGTCCGCTTTATCTGTGGTACTCAGGACAGCCATAAACAGTTGGAAAGCAAGCTGGCCGATTTCCTGGGAACGGACGACGCGATTCTTTACTCCTCCTGCTTCGACGCCAATGGCGGCTTGTTTGAGACGCTGCTCGGGCCGGAAGATGCCATCATTTCTGACGCACTGAACCATGCCTCAATTATCGACGGTGTGCGCCTGTGCAAAGCACAGCGTTATCGCTATGCCAACAACGATATGCAGGAACTGGAAGCTCGTCTGAAAGAGGCTCGTGCTGCAGGTGCTCGTCACGTGATGATCGCCACCGACGGCGTATTCTCAATGGACGGTGTGATTGCCAACCTGCAGGGTGTTTGTGACCTGGCGGATAAGTACAATGCGCTGGTTATGGTCGATGACTCCCACGCCGTGGGCTTTGTAGGTGCCAATGGGCGCGGTACGCACGAATACTGCGATGTCATGGACCGCGTTGATATTATTACCGGCACGCTGGGTAAAGCACTGGGCGGCGCTTCTGGTGGCTATACCGCAGGTCGCAAAGAAGTTATCGAATGGCTTCGCCAGCGTTCCCGTCCTTACCTTTTCTCAAATTCACTCGCACCAGCCATTGTTTCCGCCTCTATCAAGGTACTGGAAATGCTGGAGTCTGGCGAAGAGCTGCGTGAGCGCCTGTGGTCAAACGCTCGTCTGTTCCGTGAAAAAATGAGCGCTGCCGGGTTTACGCTTGCAGGTGCAGATCACGCCATTATTCCAGTGATGCTTGGCGAGGCGGTTGTCGCCCAGAACTTTGCGCGCGAACTGCAAAAAGAAGGTATTTACGTCACCGGTTTCTTCTACCCGGTGGTGCCAAAAGGTCAGGCGCGTATTCGCACCCAAATGTCGGCGGCGCATACCCCTGAGCAAATTGAACGTGCGGTAGATGCGTTTACGCGCATCGGTAAGCAATTAGGCGTTATCGCTTAA
- the tdh gene encoding L-threonine 3-dehydrogenase codes for MKALAKLKAEEGIWMTDAPKPEMGHNDLLIKIRKTAICGTDVHIYNWDEWSQKTIPVPMVVGHEYVGEVVGIGQEVKGFKIGDRVSGEGHITCGHCRNCRGGRTHLCRNTTGVGVNRPGCFAEYLVIPAFNAFRIPDNISDDLASIFDPFGNAVHTALSFDLVGEDVLVSGAGPIGIMAAAVAKHVGARNVVITDVNEYRLELAREMGITRAVNVSKESLQDVMSELGMTEGFDVGLEMSGAPPAFRTMLDTMNHGGRIAMLGIPPSDMSIDWTKVIFKGLFIKGIYGREMFETWYKMAALIQSGLDLSPIITHRFSIDEFQKGFDAMRSGQSGKVILSWD; via the coding sequence ATGAAAGCATTAGCAAAACTGAAGGCGGAAGAAGGCATCTGGATGACGGATGCCCCCAAGCCGGAAATGGGTCATAACGATCTGCTGATCAAAATTCGTAAAACGGCGATTTGCGGGACCGACGTCCATATTTACAACTGGGACGAATGGTCGCAAAAAACTATTCCTGTTCCTATGGTTGTGGGCCACGAATACGTGGGTGAAGTGGTAGGCATTGGCCAGGAAGTGAAAGGCTTCAAGATTGGCGATCGCGTTTCCGGCGAAGGGCATATCACCTGTGGGCACTGTCGTAACTGCCGCGGCGGGCGTACCCACCTCTGCCGTAACACCACCGGCGTGGGTGTGAACCGCCCCGGCTGTTTTGCTGAGTATTTGGTTATCCCGGCGTTTAATGCGTTCAGGATCCCGGACAATATCTCAGACGACCTGGCTTCCATCTTCGACCCGTTCGGCAACGCCGTGCACACGGCGCTTTCGTTCGACCTGGTAGGCGAAGATGTGCTGGTCTCCGGCGCAGGCCCTATCGGGATCATGGCGGCGGCAGTAGCGAAGCACGTCGGCGCGCGTAACGTGGTGATTACCGACGTGAACGAATACCGCCTTGAGCTGGCGCGTGAAATGGGTATTACTCGTGCGGTCAACGTCAGCAAAGAAAGCCTGCAGGACGTGATGAGCGAGCTGGGGATGACCGAAGGGTTTGACGTGGGTCTGGAGATGTCCGGCGCGCCACCGGCGTTCCGCACCATGCTGGATACCATGAATCACGGTGGCCGGATTGCGATGCTGGGGATCCCGCCGTCAGATATGTCTATCGACTGGACAAAAGTTATCTTTAAGGGGCTGTTTATTAAAGGTATCTACGGTCGCGAGATGTTTGAGACCTGGTACAAGATGGCAGCCCTTATTCAGTCTGGTCTGGATTTGTCTCCGATCATCACCCACCGCTTCTCTATCGATGAGTTCCAGAAAGGCTTTGACGCGATGCGCTCCGGGCAGTCGGGCAAAGTTATCCTGAGCTGGGATTAA
- a CDS encoding divergent polysaccharide deacetylase family protein, translating into MLATSAWAGKLSIVIDDFGYRPQQENQVLALPTNVSVAVLPNAPHAREMATKAHNAGHEVLIHLPMAPLSKQPLEKDTLRPDMSSSEIERIIRDAVNKVPYAVGMNNHMGSAMTSNLFGMQKVMQSLEQYNLYFLDSMTIGNSQATRAAAGTRVKVIKRKVFLDDTQNEADIRFQFNRAIQLARKTGSAIAIGHPHPSTVRVLQQMVYNLPPDITLVRPSSLLNEPQVDTSTPNNTQPGKQPPPRNPFRGVKVCKPKQPLEPVYATTYFKVISESIAESALVKYLQHQWQGWAKQA; encoded by the coding sequence ATGCTGGCAACCTCCGCCTGGGCCGGTAAGCTCTCGATAGTCATTGATGACTTTGGCTATCGTCCTCAGCAGGAAAACCAGGTGCTGGCCCTGCCAACTAACGTCTCTGTCGCCGTGCTACCCAACGCACCCCACGCTCGCGAAATGGCGACCAAAGCCCATAACGCCGGGCATGAAGTTCTGATCCATCTGCCGATGGCACCACTCAGCAAACAACCGCTAGAGAAAGATACGCTCCGTCCGGACATGAGCAGCAGCGAAATCGAGAGAATTATCCGCGACGCGGTGAACAAAGTCCCTTATGCCGTTGGGATGAATAACCATATGGGCAGCGCGATGACCTCCAACCTGTTCGGCATGCAAAAGGTGATGCAGTCGCTGGAGCAGTACAATCTCTATTTCCTGGACAGCATGACCATCGGTAACAGCCAGGCCACTCGCGCCGCAGCCGGCACTCGAGTCAAAGTGATTAAGCGGAAAGTGTTCCTCGACGATACTCAGAACGAGGCGGATATCCGCTTTCAGTTCAATCGCGCTATCCAGCTTGCTCGCAAAACCGGGTCAGCTATCGCCATCGGTCACCCTCACCCTTCGACCGTTCGCGTCCTCCAGCAGATGGTGTACAACCTGCCACCGGACATCACGCTGGTGCGGCCGAGCAGCCTGCTTAATGAGCCACAGGTAGATACCTCAACGCCGAATAATACTCAGCCGGGCAAACAGCCACCGCCACGTAACCCGTTCCGGGGCGTGAAGGTGTGTAAACCGAAACAGCCTCTTGAGCCGGTGTACGCCACCACCTACTTTAAAGTCATCAGTGAAAGCATTGCCGAGAGCGCGCTGGTGAAATATCTCCAGCATCAGTGGCAGGGTTGGGCCAAACAGGCCTGA
- the rfaD gene encoding ADP-glyceromanno-heptose 6-epimerase — translation MIIVTGGAGMIGSNIVKSLNEQGYRDILVVDNLKDGTKFVNLVDLDIADYMDKEDFLIQIMAGEEFGDIDAIFHEGACSSTTEWDGKYMMDNNYQYSKEILHYCLEREIPFLYASSAATYGGRNADFIESREYEQPLNVYGYSKFLFDEYVRQILPEANSQVTGFRYFNVYGPREGHKGSMASVAFHLNTQLNNGENPKLFEGSDGFKRDFIYVGDVAAVNLWFWQNGVSGIFNCGTGRAESFQAVADAALAYHNKGSIEYIPFPDKLKGRYQAYTEADLTNLRAAGYDKPFKTVAEGVAEYMTWLNRDA, via the coding sequence ATGATTATCGTTACTGGCGGCGCCGGCATGATCGGCAGCAACATTGTTAAATCTCTGAATGAGCAAGGCTACCGCGATATCCTGGTCGTGGATAACCTCAAAGACGGGACTAAGTTTGTTAACCTGGTTGATCTGGACATCGCCGACTACATGGACAAGGAAGACTTCCTGATCCAGATTATGGCCGGGGAAGAGTTCGGTGATATCGACGCCATCTTCCATGAAGGTGCCTGCTCTTCCACCACCGAGTGGGACGGCAAGTACATGATGGACAACAACTATCAGTACTCTAAAGAAATCCTGCACTACTGCCTGGAGCGTGAAATTCCGTTCCTGTATGCCTCTTCTGCCGCCACCTACGGCGGGCGCAATGCAGATTTCATCGAATCTCGCGAATATGAACAGCCGCTGAACGTATACGGCTACTCAAAATTCCTGTTTGATGAATATGTGCGCCAGATCCTGCCAGAAGCGAACTCTCAGGTGACCGGCTTCCGCTACTTTAACGTCTACGGGCCGCGTGAAGGTCACAAAGGCAGCATGGCGAGCGTCGCCTTCCACCTCAACACCCAGTTGAACAACGGTGAAAATCCTAAACTCTTCGAAGGCAGTGACGGCTTCAAGCGTGATTTCATCTATGTGGGTGATGTGGCCGCCGTTAATCTGTGGTTCTGGCAAAATGGCGTTTCCGGTATTTTCAACTGCGGTACCGGCCGTGCAGAATCCTTCCAGGCCGTGGCAGACGCTGCGCTGGCTTATCACAACAAAGGCAGCATCGAGTACATTCCTTTCCCGGACAAACTGAAAGGTCGCTACCAGGCTTATACCGAAGCCGACTTAACCAATCTGCGCGCTGCAGGTTACGACAAGCCGTTCAAAACCGTAGCCGAAGGCGTTGCGGAATACATGACATGGTTAAATCGCGACGCATAA
- the rfaF gene encoding ADP-heptose--LPS heptosyltransferase RfaF, with protein MKILVIGPSWVGDMMMSQSLYRTLKARYPQAIIDVMAPAWCRPLLSRMQEVNEAIAMPLGHGALQIAERRRLGHSLRDKRYDRAYVLPNSFKSALVPFFANIPHRTGWLGEMRYGLLNDSRKLDKQAWPLMVERYVALGYDRGVMQSAKDLPQPLLWPQLHVSEGEKTQACAAFNLEPQRPMIGFCPGAEFGPAKRWPHYHYAALAAKLIDAGYQVVLFGSAKDKDAGKEILAALSSEQQAWCRNLAGDTQLEQAVILLAACQGVVTNDSGLMHVAAALDRPLVALYGPSSPDFTPPLSHKAKVIRLISGYHKVRKGDAAEGYHQSLIDITPESVLVALTELLTSSKED; from the coding sequence ATGAAAATTCTGGTGATTGGCCCGTCATGGGTGGGCGACATGATGATGTCGCAAAGTCTCTATCGCACGCTCAAGGCGCGTTATCCCCAGGCGATAATTGACGTGATGGCACCCGCGTGGTGCCGTCCGCTATTATCGCGTATGCAGGAAGTGAACGAAGCCATCGCCATGCCTTTGGGCCACGGTGCGCTGCAAATCGCAGAACGTCGCCGTCTCGGTCATAGCCTTCGAGATAAGCGCTACGATCGTGCTTACGTCCTGCCAAACTCGTTTAAGTCCGCGCTGGTGCCTTTTTTTGCCAACATTCCTCATCGCACGGGTTGGCTGGGCGAAATGCGCTATGGCCTGCTGAATGACAGCCGCAAGCTGGATAAACAAGCCTGGCCTTTAATGGTAGAACGCTATGTCGCTTTAGGTTACGACAGGGGCGTAATGCAGTCGGCGAAAGATCTCCCGCAGCCACTGCTGTGGCCTCAGCTGCACGTCAGTGAAGGTGAAAAAACACAGGCCTGTGCTGCCTTTAACCTTGAGCCACAGCGCCCAATGATAGGTTTCTGCCCTGGCGCAGAGTTCGGCCCGGCAAAACGCTGGCCGCACTATCATTACGCCGCGCTCGCGGCAAAACTCATTGATGCCGGATATCAGGTTGTGCTTTTCGGCTCTGCCAAGGATAAGGACGCGGGTAAAGAGATTCTTGCTGCCCTCAGCAGTGAGCAACAGGCATGGTGCCGTAACCTTGCCGGGGATACCCAGCTTGAGCAGGCCGTTATTTTGCTTGCAGCTTGCCAGGGTGTAGTCACTAATGACTCTGGCCTGATGCATGTTGCAGCCGCACTCGACCGCCCACTGGTCGCACTTTATGGCCCCAGCAGCCCGGATTTCACCCCACCACTTTCCCATAAAGCGAAGGTTATTCGCCTGATCAGCGGATACCATAAAGTGCGTAAAGGCGATGCCGCTGAGGGCTATCATCAAAGCCTGATCGATATCACGCCCGAAAGCGTGCTGGTTGCATTGACTGAACTGTTAACCAGCAGCAAGGAAGACTGA
- the rfaQ gene encoding lipopolysaccharide core heptosyltransferase RfaQ: protein MAQQHVDRILICKLKFYGDVLLITPVIASLQARYPHAKIDLLLYKDTKAILAADDRIHQFYLVEKKLGLLDTIKNYLTLQRELRKNRYDLIVNLTEQWPIGALVASLGRPSVAFQREKKLWNKLFSRVVPMTGTHIVEQNLSLLKGIGFTDSDLKPQMQLSYQENDVQALCALDPELMLQPYVVIQPTARQSFKCWDEDKFAEVINHLHSQGLKVYLTCGPAATEQEQVKRIAGLCDISPDLRFAGKTSFLQLAALLDHATLYIGVDSAPMHMAAALNKPQVCLFGATNYQQWRPWSDKATLIWAGSYHPMPERKDLDRSQKYLSWIPAQAVIDAVDTTLKNAATQDNENK, encoded by the coding sequence ATGGCTCAACAACATGTAGATCGCATTTTAATTTGCAAGCTTAAGTTTTATGGCGATGTATTGCTCATTACTCCCGTCATAGCGAGTCTGCAGGCACGCTATCCGCACGCTAAAATTGATTTGTTATTGTACAAAGATACCAAAGCCATTCTCGCGGCAGATGACCGTATTCATCAATTTTATCTGGTCGAAAAAAAGCTCGGGCTGCTCGATACAATCAAAAACTACCTCACCCTGCAGCGCGAACTTAGAAAAAATCGCTACGACCTGATTGTGAACCTGACTGAGCAGTGGCCTATTGGTGCACTGGTCGCTTCATTAGGTCGGCCTTCTGTCGCCTTTCAGCGAGAAAAAAAGCTCTGGAACAAGCTCTTTAGCCGGGTAGTGCCTATGACAGGAACTCACATCGTTGAGCAAAATTTGTCTCTACTGAAAGGCATCGGCTTTACCGATAGTGATCTGAAGCCACAAATGCAGCTGAGTTATCAGGAAAATGATGTTCAGGCGCTATGTGCTCTTGATCCCGAGCTAATGTTGCAGCCTTATGTGGTTATTCAACCCACCGCACGGCAGTCGTTTAAGTGCTGGGATGAGGATAAATTCGCTGAGGTCATTAATCATCTGCATAGCCAGGGATTGAAGGTCTATTTAACCTGCGGGCCAGCAGCCACTGAACAGGAACAAGTAAAGCGGATTGCCGGCCTCTGCGATATATCTCCAGACCTCCGTTTTGCAGGAAAAACATCATTCCTGCAGCTTGCAGCGCTGCTCGACCATGCAACCCTTTATATCGGTGTTGATTCCGCTCCGATGCACATGGCTGCAGCACTGAATAAACCTCAAGTATGCCTGTTCGGTGCAACCAACTATCAGCAATGGCGACCGTGGTCAGATAAAGCAACGCTGATTTGGGCGGGCAGTTATCATCCGATGCCCGAAAGAAAAGATTTGGATCGTTCGCAGAAGTATCTTTCCTGGATCCCAGCGCAGGCCGTCATCGACGCTGTCGATACCACGTTGAAAAATGCGGCAACCCAAGACAATGAGAACAAATAA
- the envC gene encoding murein hydrolase activator EnvC, which yields MRGKVIFSKTWAVKPVIYASVFSAGVLLLPFSSHADDKQQLQSIQQDIAAKERAVRQQQQQRSVLLAQLKAQEEAISAASRKLRETQNTLADLNNQIATLNNSLAKLQKQQATQERNLAAQLDAAFRQGQHTGIQLILSGEESQRGQRLQAYFGYLNAARQQTIEELKQTKAEAAQQKTELESKQSEQQTLLYDQQAQQARLESARNERKKTLAGLESSIQQDQQKLSEMRQNQARLQSQIARAEAAAKARAEREAREAEQVRNKQQEASNKGTTYKPTESERSLMSRTGGLGAPRGQAYWPVRGSLLHRYGEQLQGELRWKGIVIAASEGTEVKAIADGRVILADWLQGYGLVVVIEHGKGDMSLYGYNQSALVSVGTQVRAGQPIALVGSSGGQGRPSLYFEIRRQGQAVNPQPWLGR from the coding sequence ATGAGGGGAAAGGTGATTTTTTCAAAGACATGGGCTGTGAAGCCCGTTATCTACGCCAGCGTGTTTAGCGCTGGCGTCTTGTTATTGCCTTTTTCCAGCCACGCTGACGACAAGCAGCAGCTGCAATCCATTCAACAGGATATCGCGGCCAAAGAGCGCGCGGTGCGTCAGCAACAGCAGCAACGTTCCGTTTTACTCGCTCAGCTAAAAGCGCAAGAAGAAGCAATTTCCGCGGCCAGCCGTAAGCTGCGCGAAACCCAGAACACTCTCGCGGATTTAAACAATCAAATCGCGACGCTGAACAACTCCCTCGCAAAACTTCAAAAACAGCAAGCGACTCAGGAACGTAACCTGGCCGCTCAGCTGGATGCGGCGTTTCGTCAGGGTCAGCATACCGGTATTCAGTTGATTCTTAGCGGCGAAGAAAGCCAGCGTGGCCAGCGCCTGCAGGCCTATTTCGGTTACCTTAACGCTGCGCGTCAGCAGACTATCGAAGAGTTAAAACAGACCAAAGCGGAAGCTGCACAGCAGAAAACCGAGCTGGAAAGTAAGCAAAGCGAACAGCAAACTTTGCTGTATGACCAGCAGGCGCAACAGGCCAGGCTGGAGAGCGCCCGCAACGAACGCAAAAAGACGCTGGCAGGCCTGGAATCCTCCATCCAGCAGGATCAGCAGAAGCTGAGTGAAATGCGCCAGAACCAGGCGCGACTGCAGAGCCAGATCGCCCGCGCAGAAGCAGCGGCAAAAGCTCGAGCCGAGCGTGAGGCACGCGAAGCAGAGCAGGTTCGCAATAAACAGCAGGAAGCCTCCAACAAAGGCACAACCTACAAGCCAACCGAAAGCGAGCGTTCATTGATGTCGAGAACAGGTGGCCTGGGTGCGCCACGTGGGCAGGCATACTGGCCGGTTCGCGGTTCGTTACTGCATCGCTATGGCGAACAGCTGCAAGGTGAACTACGTTGGAAAGGTATCGTTATTGCGGCGTCGGAAGGCACGGAAGTTAAAGCCATTGCCGACGGACGTGTGATCCTTGCCGACTGGCTTCAGGGCTATGGTCTTGTTGTCGTCATTGAACACGGCAAAGGCGATATGAGTCTCTACGGCTACAACCAGAGCGCGCTGGTCAGCGTCGGCACCCAGGTACGTGCCGGGCAACCTATTGCGCTGGTCGGTAGCAGTGGCGGCCAGGGCCGTCCGTCACTCTATTTCGAAATTCGTCGCCAGGGCCAGGCAGTGAATCCACAACCGTGGTTGGGAAGATAA
- a CDS encoding glycosyltransferase family 2 protein, with amino-acid sequence MCDKNHYLLSIIIPTYNNAEFITSTLTSLQAGITDEVEIIIINDGSTDHTDEKIAEFYRFSPSDNVKVIHQSNQGVAIARNKGLESATGVYIAFVDSDDIISSDYFTLLLPVLRERKYDIVEFGLTRDKEKLYTSQGASNENIERNELILQDTQCLPLMPTFSAAQWHLVTKIFLRDILGNDRFEANRRYEDIIFSPFQYFKCRNILNLNVKLYYYRLNSHSITENLRESDAQHIFFAMRKMCDYIKNNPEKRSVATLMIVNCFLEGRKIVRKKKGYYAYDEQMLSDIKTVLQYCDESVMNKKIIYKMRHPWVDTFISATRNQVFKLCKKKINKES; translated from the coding sequence ATGTGTGATAAAAATCATTACCTTCTGAGCATTATTATTCCGACATATAATAATGCCGAATTTATCACTTCAACCCTGACATCCCTGCAGGCCGGGATCACAGATGAAGTTGAAATCATCATCATTAATGATGGTTCGACCGATCATACCGATGAAAAGATCGCAGAATTTTACCGGTTCAGCCCCAGTGATAACGTTAAGGTAATACATCAGAGTAACCAAGGCGTAGCGATTGCCCGAAATAAAGGGCTAGAATCCGCAACGGGTGTATACATCGCTTTTGTGGACAGTGACGATATTATCAGTTCCGATTATTTCACTCTTTTACTGCCCGTCCTGCGTGAACGTAAATATGACATTGTAGAATTTGGCTTAACTCGCGATAAAGAAAAACTATACACATCGCAAGGCGCCAGCAATGAAAATATTGAAAGAAATGAACTCATTCTGCAGGATACTCAATGTTTGCCATTAATGCCTACGTTTAGCGCTGCACAGTGGCATTTAGTCACAAAAATATTTCTCCGGGATATTCTTGGCAATGACAGATTTGAAGCTAATCGCCGCTATGAAGATATTATTTTCAGCCCGTTCCAGTACTTTAAATGCCGTAACATCCTGAATCTCAACGTTAAACTTTATTACTACCGGCTAAATTCCCATAGCATCACTGAAAATCTCAGAGAAAGTGACGCTCAGCACATCTTTTTTGCCATGAGAAAAATGTGTGACTATATAAAAAACAATCCAGAAAAACGCTCGGTTGCAACGCTGATGATTGTTAATTGTTTTCTTGAAGGGCGAAAAATTGTACGCAAAAAGAAAGGCTACTATGCCTATGATGAGCAAATGTTAAGCGATATAAAAACAGTATTACAGTATTGCGACGAAAGCGTCATGAATAAAAAAATAATCTATAAAATGCGACACCCTTGGGTAGATACATTTATTTCTGCTACTCGCAATCAGGTATTTAAGCTTTGCAAGAAAAAGATCAACAAGGAAAGTTAA
- the rfaC gene encoding lipopolysaccharide heptosyltransferase RfaC — MRVLLVKTSSMGDVLHSLPALTDAMHAIPGIKFDWVVEEGFAQIPSWHPAVDKVFPVAIRRWRKSWFASKTRAEREVFYEELKAREYDCIIDAQGLVKSAALVTRKARGIKHGMNWNSAREPLASLFYNVRHSVARQQHAVERVRELFAKSLGYIQPDRQGDYAIASHFLNYLNADNGQYAVFLHATTRDDKHWPETHWRELISLLEGSGVRIKLPWGAPHEEARAKRLAEGFDFVDVLPKMTLEEVAKVLAGAKYVVSVDTGLSHLTAALDRPNVTLYGPTDPGLIGGYGLHQQALKNGDHAMASTSANDVRQLLQHSNIL; from the coding sequence ATGCGTGTTCTTCTCGTTAAAACATCTTCGATGGGCGATGTGCTTCATTCGCTTCCAGCCCTGACGGATGCGATGCATGCTATTCCAGGAATCAAATTCGACTGGGTTGTTGAAGAAGGCTTTGCCCAGATCCCGAGCTGGCACCCCGCCGTGGATAAAGTATTTCCGGTTGCAATCCGTCGCTGGCGTAAAAGCTGGTTTGCTTCTAAAACACGCGCCGAACGTGAAGTGTTCTATGAAGAGCTGAAGGCCAGAGAATATGACTGCATTATCGACGCCCAGGGGCTAGTAAAAAGTGCTGCACTGGTCACTCGTAAGGCGCGTGGCATAAAGCACGGCATGAACTGGAACAGCGCACGTGAGCCATTAGCCAGTCTGTTCTACAACGTAAGACACAGCGTGGCCAGACAGCAACACGCGGTGGAGCGCGTGCGTGAGCTTTTTGCTAAGAGTTTGGGATATATCCAACCCGATCGGCAGGGTGATTATGCAATCGCATCGCATTTCCTGAACTATCTGAACGCGGATAATGGTCAGTATGCCGTATTCTTACATGCGACGACACGAGATGATAAACACTGGCCGGAAACGCACTGGCGTGAGCTAATTAGCCTGCTGGAGGGTTCAGGGGTTCGCATTAAGCTTCCGTGGGGAGCGCCACATGAAGAAGCAAGGGCTAAGCGGCTGGCGGAAGGGTTTGATTTCGTTGACGTCTTACCGAAAATGACGCTTGAAGAAGTGGCTAAAGTATTGGCGGGAGCAAAATATGTGGTTTCCGTTGATACAGGATTAAGCCACCTTACCGCAGCATTAGACCGGCCGAATGTGACGCTGTACGGACCGACTGATCCGGGGCTAATTGGTGGGTATGGTCTACATCAGCAGGCGCTAAAAAATGGGGATCATGCAATGGCTTCAACATCAGCAAACGATGTCCGACAATTACTTCAACATTCAAACATACTATAA